The Pseudomonadota bacterium genome includes a window with the following:
- the rpsG gene encoding 30S ribosomal protein S7, producing MSRRRESQQRAILPDPKFGDLKVAKFVNMIMKSGKKSVAEGILYGALDILAEKGKGDPVELMGAALDNVSPAVEVKSRRVGGATYQVPVEVRPVRRNTLAMRWIIDAARKRGEKSMTQKLAGELFDATENRGAAAKKREDTHRMAEANKAFAHYRW from the coding sequence TCCTGCCGGACCCGAAGTTCGGTGATCTGAAAGTGGCGAAATTCGTGAACATGATCATGAAGAGCGGCAAGAAGTCGGTCGCCGAGGGCATCCTCTACGGCGCACTCGACATCCTCGCCGAGAAAGGCAAGGGCGACCCGGTCGAGCTGATGGGCGCTGCGCTGGATAACGTCAGCCCGGCGGTCGAGGTGAAGTCTCGCCGTGTCGGCGGTGCGACCTACCAGGTGCCCGTCGAAGTGCGTCCCGTGCGCCGTAACACTCTGGCCATGCGCTGGATCATCGACGCGGCGCGCAAGCGCGGCGAGAAGTCCATGACCCAGAAGCTGGCAGGCGAGCTGTTCGATGCCACCGAGAACCGCGGCGCTGCGGCGAAAAAGCGTGAAGACACGCACCGCATGGCCGAGGCCAACAAGGCGTTTGCCCACTACCGCTGGTAG
- the fusA gene encoding elongation factor G, protein MSRSTPIERYRNIGIMAHIDAGKTTTTERILFYTGVNHKIGEVHDGAATMDWMEQEQERGITITSAATTCFWTGSAQQFDQHRINIIDTPGHVDFTIEVERSLRVLDGAVFVLSSVDGVQPQSETVWRQANKYGVPRMAFVNKMDRVGANYEYVVDSLTQRLGANPVPVQWPIGEEDDFVGVVDLITMTAYTWSDEDMGAQFATGPVPDHLSDVCGLWRERMVEAAADGSEALTEKYLEDGDLGAEDIIEGLRLRTLNLDIVPVTCGTAFKNKGVQTLLDRVIDLMPSPLDVPPIRGLVDDTEDERPADDDAPFAALAFKIATDPFVGSLTFMRVYSGVLKSGDAVFNSVKGKRERIGRLLQMHASSREEIKEVRAGDIAAAVGLKDVTTGETLCAMDKKIVLERMEFPEPVISVAVEPKSQADQDKMAVALGRLAQEDPSFRVHTDEESGQTIISGMGELHLEILVDRMKREFNVDASVGKPQVAYRETIGQQTEVEGKFVRQTGGRGQFGHVWLRLEPQAAGEGYAFENAITGGVVPKEYIPAVDRGVQEQMQSGVLLGFPVVDVKVTLFDGSYHDVDSSEMAFKIAGSMGFRDGVEQASPKLLEPVMAVEVETPEAYMGDVIGDLNRRRGLVSGMTDSPSGSKQVAAEVPLAEMFGYATDLRSATQGRASYSMEFARYAEAPKNVVDALSHR, encoded by the coding sequence TTGTCCCGCAGCACACCCATTGAGCGCTACCGAAACATCGGCATCATGGCGCACATCGACGCGGGCAAGACCACGACGACCGAGCGGATTCTGTTCTACACGGGCGTCAACCACAAGATCGGTGAAGTCCACGATGGCGCTGCCACGATGGACTGGATGGAGCAGGAGCAGGAACGCGGGATCACGATAACGTCCGCGGCAACCACCTGCTTCTGGACCGGGTCGGCGCAGCAGTTCGACCAGCACCGCATCAACATCATCGACACGCCAGGGCACGTCGACTTCACCATCGAAGTCGAGCGCTCGTTGCGCGTGCTCGACGGCGCGGTCTTTGTGCTCTCGTCGGTCGACGGCGTGCAGCCGCAGTCCGAGACCGTCTGGCGGCAGGCCAACAAGTACGGCGTGCCGCGCATGGCCTTCGTCAACAAGATGGACCGCGTCGGCGCGAACTACGAGTACGTGGTCGACAGCCTGACGCAGCGCCTCGGTGCCAACCCGGTGCCGGTGCAGTGGCCGATCGGTGAAGAGGACGATTTCGTCGGTGTGGTCGACCTGATCACGATGACGGCCTACACCTGGTCCGACGAGGACATGGGCGCGCAGTTCGCCACCGGCCCTGTGCCGGATCACCTCAGCGACGTCTGCGGACTCTGGCGCGAGCGCATGGTCGAAGCCGCCGCCGACGGCAGCGAGGCGCTGACCGAGAAATACCTCGAGGACGGCGACCTCGGTGCCGAGGACATCATCGAGGGCTTGCGCCTTCGCACCCTGAACCTCGACATCGTGCCGGTCACCTGCGGCACCGCGTTCAAGAACAAGGGCGTTCAGACGCTGCTCGACCGGGTCATCGACCTGATGCCGTCGCCGCTCGACGTGCCTCCGATCCGCGGTCTGGTCGACGACACCGAAGACGAGCGTCCCGCGGACGACGATGCGCCCTTTGCCGCGCTGGCCTTCAAGATCGCAACCGACCCGTTCGTCGGTTCGCTGACCTTCATGCGGGTCTATTCGGGCGTGCTGAAGTCCGGCGATGCCGTTTTCAATTCGGTCAAGGGCAAGCGCGAGCGCATCGGTCGGCTGTTGCAGATGCACGCGAGTTCGCGTGAAGAAATCAAGGAAGTGCGGGCGGGGGACATCGCCGCGGCGGTCGGGTTGAAAGACGTGACCACCGGCGAAACGCTCTGCGCGATGGACAAGAAGATCGTGCTCGAGCGCATGGAGTTTCCCGAGCCGGTGATCTCCGTCGCCGTTGAGCCGAAGTCGCAGGCCGACCAGGACAAGATGGCGGTCGCGCTCGGGCGTCTGGCGCAGGAAGACCCGTCGTTTCGGGTGCACACGGACGAGGAATCGGGGCAGACGATCATCTCCGGGATGGGCGAATTGCACCTGGAAATCCTGGTCGACCGCATGAAGCGCGAGTTCAACGTCGATGCGTCCGTGGGCAAACCGCAGGTGGCCTACCGCGAGACGATCGGTCAGCAGACCGAAGTCGAAGGCAAGTTCGTGCGGCAGACCGGCGGGCGCGGGCAGTTCGGCCACGTGTGGTTACGTCTCGAACCGCAAGCGGCAGGCGAGGGCTACGCCTTCGAGAACGCGATTACCGGCGGTGTCGTGCCCAAGGAGTACATCCCCGCCGTCGACCGCGGGGTACAGGAGCAGATGCAAAGCGGCGTGTTGCTGGGCTTCCCGGTGGTCGACGTCAAGGTCACCTTGTTCGACGGGTCCTACCACGACGTCGATTCGAGCGAGATGGCATTCAAGATTGCCGGGTCGATGGGGTTTCGCGACGGCGTCGAGCAGGCGTCGCCGAAGCTGCTCGAGCCGGTCATGGCAGTCGAAGTCGAGACGCCCGAAGCGTACATGGGCGACGTTATCGGCGACCTGAACCGTCGGCGCGGGCTGGTGTCCGGCATGACCGACTCACCGTCGGGCAGCAAGCAGGTGGCCGCCGAAGTGCCGCTGGCGGAGATGTTCGGGTACGCGACCGACCTGCGCTCGGCGACGCAGGGGCGGGCTTCGTACAGCATGGAATTCGCGCGTTACGCCGAGGCGCCCAAGAACGTGGTGGACGCGTTGTCGCACCGATGA